ATTATCTGTCTTGGTAACAGGTGAAGGATAAATGCTGTTAGTTTTGCTTCATTTAATATTACCTCTGTCCCATCGCCTGGATGATTTTGCTGTTCATGTAGATTTTCAGTGACAGGAAATTGGAGCATTTCCAAGAATACCATCtaataaaagtgactttttttcagttaattgtGATCAAGTAAGGAGATATCTGAAATAGTAGAAAGTTGTATCAGCAgttcaaaactttacaaaatcaatgaccaaataaaaactaaataaatctgatCGGTTCATCTGGACATGAATTGTTTGCACAGCAGTCAtcccttttctttttgatcACCTTTAAGTTATTTYctctttcttatttattttctgctattaatgaaaaatgttgaaaactggGTGCACAGTTATTTCTGTCTTATCTCGAGTCTGCAATTGATTTCTTGACAGCTCAATCTTTCCATCGCTTCTGCTGTACTGAACCAGGCTGTTTTTGCCTCYGCTTTAACTCTTGCATTGTGCTAGATAATCCTGCTTGCTTGTGGATTTTCTTTGCGCCACCATTTTGGAGCGTCTCTCACTGTAACGCGtgttcctctttttctttcagacGGACAAAATGATGCGAAAAGCGCTGTCCCTTCCTTGACTTCTCAGACCTTTTAagtgagccaaaaaaaaaaaaagggatgggGAGGCGAGCGGCTGACCTGACGACGCCGGTTCCGGTGTTGGGTGTCCCCGCCTCCGTAGGGGTGCGGAGTTGGAAGACGACAGGAGGAGACAGAAGCGGAGGAGTGCTGCTGCAGACTTGGGGACAGTGCAGCATCGGCATTCAGACGTCTCCTGGGATTAGCAGACCACTTGTTCAGCTACCTGATAGCGTCTCAAACAATGTTACTCAAACATCTAACACATGTGCCGCCAAGGAAACCAGGGCCATATCGCTTCACGTGAAGAGTGACAACGAGAAAAGGGCTATTTTAAGGCAGAAAACTGAGGAAACCAAGATCAAAAAGGAAGTGACTTTCAAAGCACTCGGAGGTGTCGGTTCAAAGGATGTCGCCGGCTGTCAGAAGAGAAGTGGTGGGACGTACTGCTATGCCAGGGCAATTAAAACCAATCCCCTCATTGCGGGCGCCGCCAGCAGCGGCAGACCCAGACTCAAGTCTTCCACCCGTTACATCAACGGGAGCGTGGTGGATTCCGAGGCAATCGGCGGGATYATCGAAGTCAAAGACGACGCGGAGCCCTCGAAGGCCGCGGCTTCCAGCGGAACGGTCTCCCGCCATCTTTGCGCAGACCAGTCGAAAAAGGCGTGCAACCAATGTGGCGGGAAGCAGTGTGTGATATCCAGAGGCGCCCTCCCGGGGGACCCCGCTTCCGAAGCTCTCTTTGGGGAGAAGGCATCCAAGCCAGCCCTCGCATCTCTGTTTACAGCCACACATTTAAAACTCCYKCATACACTGAAACCAAACCAGCTAAACTCTCAGAGCAGCGGAGTAAAAAACACRCAGATTGCAAGCAACCCACACTTGTATTACATTAATGAAGAGATAACATATCAACGAACACCACACCCTGCATGTCCGGTGCATTCCAGAGTTGGTCCAGGATCTCTACATGCTTCAAGCGACGTGGCATCCGTCCAACCGGAAGCCATTCTCCACACTAAAACTGTTACGGTTGCTAAAGCCAGAATTGAAAGCAGGCAGGAGAATTCGGCAACAAACTGTTTCGCAAAACCCAACCAGGACAACAAAATCTCCCTCCTTTCAAGTTTTTGCTCCATGCCTCAAATGGCCACGGCAACCAAAACCTTTCAAGCTTCCCCTCAGCGCCTCAAGACATCGCCTCACCGTTACCTACAAGATAATATTACTCAAAATGTATGTGTCTCTGTGCACGCCGTGCCCGAGTGTCCACCTTTATCTTTGTACACTGTAGCCATGGGAACCCAAAGAACATCCAGTCCGGTTGCACAAGCAACTTTTARTCTGGAGAGGATGTGTCCGCATAGTAATGCCAGTCCTGCGCCAGAAGCCTTGCGCTCAACACACAAAGCACAAATTCTTGAATCAGACCCTTCTTCACATCTCACAATGGTAAGCTCCTCATCTGATTTAGATAAATGCCAGGAAAAGCCCCCGTCAAGAGCCGCCGACGTATCGCCAGCTAAAATATCTCTTATTGACAATGCAGCTCAATTCCCTGCTTTTGCTAATCCGCCTCAGAAACCTGCGCCGCATTCGCTCCTAAGTGCYGCYGTCCCGAAGATCTCTTCGAATTATAAAGTCAATCCAGATCAAATTACATGTAGAGGCAGCACAGACAAAGCCGTGGCTCCGCAAATCCACTCGGCTCAGTCTAACTCCTCAGACTCTGAAACTGCGCTGCATATTTCCGCATCCTCTGCACGCACAATATCTGGCGCGTCTAAGTCTCCGGAAGCAAAAGGTGAGTCCCACGCAGCTCTCCCGAGCTCCGCTGCTGGTCGTTGCACGGTATATAAAAATACGACCGTCAAAACTGAGGTGAGACAAGTCGCATCCCTGAACAGTTCTCTGCCGTCTCTGGGCGGAGAAAGACGAGATGACGTCGCCGCATCCGGTGCGTGTTTGCTCCAGTTGACGGACGCAACCGAGGTGCTA
The DNA window shown above is from Poecilia reticulata strain Guanapo linkage group LG14, Guppy_female_1.0+MT, whole genome shotgun sequence and carries:
- the LOC103475872 gene encoding uncharacterized protein LOC103475872 yields the protein MGRRAADLTTPVPVLGVPASVGVRSWKTTGGDRSGGVLLQTWGQCSIGIQTSPGISRPLVQLPDSVSNNVTQTSNTCAAKETRAISLHVKSDNEKRAILRQKTEETKIKKEVTFKALGGVGSKDVAGCQKRSGGTYCYARAIKTNPLIAGAASSGRPRLKSSTRYINGSVVDSEAIGGIIEVKDDAEPSKAAASSGTVSRHLCADQSKKACNQCGGKQCVISRGALPGDPASEALFGEKASKPALASLFTATHLKLXHTLKPNQLNSQSSGVKNTQIASNPHLYYINEEITYQRTPHPACPVHSRVGPGSLHASSDVASVQPEAILHTKTVTVAKARIESRQENSATNCFAKPNQDNKISLLSSFCSMPQMATATKTFQASPQRLKTSPHRYLQDNITQNVCVSVHAVPECPPLSLYTVAMGTQRTSSPVAQATFXLERMCPHSNASPAPEALRSTHKAQILESDPSSHLTMSAMS